A region from the Brachyspira hampsonii genome encodes:
- a CDS encoding MATE family efflux transporter yields MSNEAVFNNNSKSNDLANKPVGKLLFQLALPAIAAQIINVLYNVVDRMYIGHIPDIGAMALTGVGVTMPVIMAVSAFAYLISMGGAPRASIMMGKQDYNKAEEIVGNCAMTLIIISVTLTIILLLFSKPLLMVFGASENTIIYALRYLRIYSMGTIFVQLALGLNAFITAQGKAKTSMFTVLIGALTNIILDPIFIFVFNMDVRGAALATIISQAISCIWILSFMTSNRSILKLKLKNLKISPSIVLPCLALGFSPFIMQFTESILFVSFNTSLLKYGGDLAVGAMTILSSIMQFSFLPIMGLTQGAQPIVSYNYGANNLNRVKSTFKILLISCVSFSFLMWFISEFFPYVFVRIFTSNGELINYAIWALKIYMAASLIFGAQTACQQTFVALGNAKISAFLAILRKVILLIPLIFILPIFFENKVMAVLLAEPIADFLAVCTTVTLFTISFKRLLKNSSI; encoded by the coding sequence ATGAGTAATGAAGCAGTATTTAATAATAATTCAAAGTCAAATGATCTTGCCAATAAGCCTGTAGGAAAATTACTTTTTCAATTAGCACTTCCTGCAATAGCGGCACAAATAATAAATGTACTTTATAATGTTGTAGACAGAATGTATATAGGTCATATTCCTGACATTGGAGCAATGGCTTTAACGGGTGTAGGAGTTACAATGCCTGTTATAATGGCTGTGTCGGCATTTGCATATCTTATAAGCATGGGAGGAGCACCTCGTGCTTCTATTATGATGGGAAAGCAGGATTATAATAAAGCAGAAGAAATAGTCGGAAACTGTGCTATGACATTAATTATTATTTCGGTAACTTTAACTATAATATTATTATTATTTTCCAAACCTCTTCTTATGGTTTTCGGAGCAAGTGAAAATACTATTATATATGCATTAAGATATTTAAGAATATATTCAATGGGAACAATATTTGTTCAATTAGCTTTAGGACTCAATGCTTTTATTACTGCACAGGGTAAAGCAAAAACAAGTATGTTTACAGTTTTGATAGGTGCTTTAACTAATATAATATTAGATCCTATATTTATATTTGTATTTAATATGGATGTGAGAGGTGCAGCACTTGCCACTATTATATCGCAGGCTATATCTTGTATATGGATACTTTCTTTTATGACTTCAAATAGAAGCATATTAAAATTGAAATTAAAAAATTTGAAGATATCTCCTAGTATAGTACTTCCATGTTTAGCTTTAGGTTTTTCTCCATTTATAATGCAGTTTACAGAAAGTATTTTATTTGTGTCTTTCAATACATCACTTTTGAAATATGGAGGAGATTTAGCCGTTGGTGCTATGACAATACTAAGCAGCATTATGCAGTTTTCTTTTCTTCCTATAATGGGACTTACTCAAGGGGCTCAGCCTATTGTAAGTTATAATTACGGAGCAAATAATTTAAATAGAGTCAAATCTACTTTTAAGATACTTTTAATAAGTTGCGTTTCATTTTCTTTTTTAATGTGGTTTATATCTGAATTTTTTCCTTATGTTTTCGTAAGAATATTTACAAGTAATGGAGAATTAATAAATTATGCTATTTGGGCTTTAAAAATATATATGGCAGCTTCATTAATATTTGGAGCACAAACTGCATGTCAGCAGACATTTGTTGCTTTGGGAAATGCTAAAATATCGGCATTCTTAGCTATATTAAGAAAGGTTATATTATTAATACCGCTTATATTTATATTGCCAATATTTTTTGAAAATAAAGTAATGGCGGTACTGCTTGCAGAACCTATAGCTGATTTTTTAGCTGTTTGTACAACTGTAACATTATTTACTATTTCTTTTAAAAGATTACTTAAAAATAGTTCTATATAG
- the guaA gene encoding glutamine-hydrolyzing GMP synthase codes for MQSNIDKVLILDFGSQFTQLITRRIRELNVYSEIHPFHVSIDFIKEFNPKAIILSGGPSSVYEEDAPKVDKALFELGIPILGICYGMQIIVYSMGGKVESASKREYGKAEIEITNHESIFKSFDKKNIVWMSHGDSIKSIPEGFELIAKTPNTELAAIENKQKNIYAIQFHPEVVHTENGIKIIENFLFNICKCEKNWNMGSFIEYEVNRIKERVGDKNVILGLSGGVDSSVAAVLIEKAIGKQLKCIFVNNGLLRKDEDKKVVEVFRDNFNIDLIYVDASKRFLDKLACVTDPEQKRKIIGHEFVNVFSDEAKKIENVGFLAQGTLYPDVIESVSLRGSSAVIKSHHNVGGLPKDMKFELLEPFRELFKDEVREIGLELKLPEDIVYRQPFPGPGLAVRILGDITEERVKILQEADDIVVAEIKKAGLYRKLWQSFAVLLPVKSVGVMGDGRTYEQVCAVRAVESVDAMTADWAKIDYNVLGIISNRIINEVKGINRVVYDISSKPPATIEWE; via the coding sequence ATGCAAAGCAATATAGATAAGGTTTTAATACTAGATTTCGGCTCACAATTTACTCAGCTTATTACAAGAAGAATAAGGGAATTGAATGTTTATTCAGAGATACACCCTTTTCATGTTTCAATAGATTTTATAAAAGAATTTAATCCTAAAGCAATAATACTTTCAGGAGGTCCTTCAAGTGTATATGAAGAAGATGCCCCTAAAGTTGATAAAGCATTATTTGAATTAGGTATTCCAATACTTGGTATATGCTACGGTATGCAGATAATAGTATATTCTATGGGCGGAAAAGTTGAAAGTGCTTCAAAAAGAGAATATGGAAAAGCAGAAATTGAAATAACTAATCATGAAAGCATATTCAAATCATTTGATAAAAAAAATATAGTATGGATGAGCCATGGAGATAGTATAAAATCTATACCAGAAGGTTTTGAACTTATAGCAAAAACTCCTAATACAGAACTTGCGGCTATAGAAAATAAACAAAAAAATATTTATGCTATACAGTTTCACCCTGAAGTAGTTCACACTGAAAATGGAATAAAAATTATAGAAAACTTTTTATTTAATATTTGTAAATGCGAGAAAAATTGGAATATGGGCTCTTTTATAGAATATGAGGTTAATAGAATAAAAGAGAGAGTAGGGGATAAAAATGTAATACTTGGACTTTCTGGAGGAGTTGATTCTTCAGTGGCTGCTGTATTAATAGAAAAAGCTATAGGAAAACAGCTTAAATGTATATTCGTTAATAACGGTCTTTTAAGAAAAGATGAGGACAAAAAAGTAGTAGAAGTATTTAGAGATAATTTTAATATTGATTTGATATATGTTGATGCTTCAAAGAGATTTTTGGATAAATTAGCATGTGTTACAGACCCAGAGCAAAAAAGAAAAATAATAGGTCATGAATTTGTAAATGTATTCAGTGATGAGGCTAAAAAAATAGAGAATGTGGGCTTTTTAGCACAGGGTACGCTTTATCCAGATGTTATAGAGAGTGTATCATTAAGGGGAAGTTCTGCAGTGATAAAAAGCCATCATAATGTAGGCGGACTTCCTAAAGACATGAAATTTGAACTTTTAGAGCCTTTCAGAGAATTATTCAAAGATGAAGTTAGAGAAATTGGGCTTGAATTAAAATTACCGGAAGATATTGTATACAGACAGCCTTTTCCAGGACCTGGCTTGGCAGTTAGAATACTTGGAGACATTACAGAAGAGAGAGTTAAAATACTTCAGGAGGCTGATGATATAGTTGTTGCTGAAATAAAAAAGGCAGGGCTTTACAGAAAATTATGGCAGTCATTTGCTGTGCTTCTTCCTGTAAAAAGTGTTGGTGTTATGGGCGACGGCAGAACTTATGAGCAGGTTTGTGCTGTTAGAGCTGTTGAGAGTGTTGATGCTATGACTGCAGATTGGGCTAAAATTGACTACAATGTATTAGGTATAATATCAAACAGAATAATAAATGAAGTAAAAGGTATTAACCGTGTTGTTTATGATATATCTTCAAAACCGCCTGCTACTATAGAATGGGAATAA
- the murJ gene encoding murein biosynthesis integral membrane protein MurJ → MSENKTLSKEKIAKSSLKMSLVTTVSRVFGLVRDQIQAALLGTTFIADAFAIGFILPNLLRRLFAEGNMVASFIPVFTELEKEKGIEESKKFFRAVFTLLGLILIVVVCIGIIISHLLVRILYKSAHNNIEALNLASDLSRIMFPYLFFISLAALMQGVLNIRGYYSISAASPILLNTVIISMALFFKFFLPDFFNNMAYVFAFAVLLGGFVQFAYQMPFVYKQGFSFKPYFHFKEPYVLKMIKLFAPGIFGASIYQINLLVSTAFAGAIGEGRVSAVTFATRIHEFVLGVFAVSVATVMLPTLSKLIADNKKDEAVENLGYSLRLVALVTIPATFGFVVLGREIVRMIFEYGAFSSKSTYLVSSALRYLSISLFFVASYRILVQSFYAMKDMKTPVYVAFFTFIINAFSNYLCVYIFKFDIIGISISSVVANIVSFCILYILLIKRMAVKSIINKKIEVLKTLAASLFMAASVYGMKYYLLSGNADSRIFFILKVFAVILLGVVFYSIINIILRNDDFVSFINMFKGRLSRKFIKK, encoded by the coding sequence ATGTCAGAGAATAAAACATTAAGCAAAGAAAAGATAGCTAAATCATCATTAAAAATGTCATTGGTAACAACAGTAAGCAGAGTATTTGGGCTTGTAAGAGATCAGATACAGGCGGCTTTGCTTGGTACTACATTCATAGCAGATGCTTTTGCAATAGGATTTATACTTCCAAATTTATTGAGGCGATTATTTGCTGAAGGTAATATGGTCGCTAGCTTTATACCTGTATTTACTGAACTTGAAAAAGAAAAAGGTATTGAAGAATCAAAGAAATTTTTTAGGGCAGTTTTTACATTATTAGGATTAATATTGATAGTTGTTGTATGTATTGGTATAATAATATCCCATTTGCTTGTTAGAATACTTTATAAATCAGCACATAACAATATAGAGGCACTTAATCTAGCATCGGATTTATCAAGAATAATGTTTCCTTATCTTTTTTTTATATCTTTAGCAGCTTTAATGCAGGGCGTACTTAATATAAGAGGTTATTATTCCATATCAGCAGCTAGTCCTATACTTCTAAATACTGTAATTATATCTATGGCATTGTTCTTTAAATTCTTTCTGCCTGATTTTTTTAATAATATGGCTTATGTATTCGCCTTTGCAGTATTGCTTGGAGGATTTGTTCAATTTGCATATCAAATGCCTTTTGTATATAAACAAGGTTTTAGTTTCAAGCCTTATTTTCATTTTAAAGAACCTTATGTTTTAAAGATGATAAAATTATTTGCTCCCGGTATTTTTGGGGCTAGTATATATCAGATAAATTTGCTTGTTTCTACGGCATTTGCAGGAGCTATAGGAGAGGGCAGGGTTTCAGCTGTTACTTTTGCTACTAGAATACATGAATTTGTTTTAGGTGTTTTTGCTGTAAGTGTTGCAACAGTTATGCTTCCTACTTTAAGTAAATTAATAGCCGACAATAAAAAAGATGAGGCTGTTGAGAATTTAGGTTATTCTTTGAGGTTAGTTGCTTTAGTTACTATTCCTGCAACTTTCGGATTTGTGGTATTGGGCAGAGAAATTGTGAGAATGATATTTGAGTATGGAGCTTTTTCTTCAAAATCTACATATTTAGTATCAAGTGCTTTAAGGTATTTATCTATATCATTATTTTTTGTGGCAAGCTATAGAATACTTGTACAGTCATTTTATGCTATGAAAGATATGAAAACTCCCGTATATGTAGCATTTTTTACATTTATTATCAATGCTTTTAGTAATTATTTATGTGTTTATATATTTAAATTCGATATTATAGGAATATCTATATCAAGTGTTGTTGCAAATATTGTATCTTTTTGTATACTATATATATTGCTTATAAAGAGAATGGCAGTGAAATCGATAATAAATAAAAAAATAGAGGTTTTAAAGACATTGGCTGCTAGTTTGTTTATGGCGGCTTCTGTTTATGGAATGAAATATTATTTATTATCCGGCAATGCAGATTCTAGGATATTTTTTATATTAAAAGTATTTGCAGTAATATTATTAGGAGTAGTCTTTTATTCTATAATAAATATTATATTAAGAAATGATGATTTTGTTTCTTTTATTAATATGTTTAAAGGCAGATTATCAAGAAAGTTTATAAAAAAATAA
- a CDS encoding DNA-methyltransferase gives MNTKVKSVKNKTIDFDINTEEGKFYFNKCIIDNENITEYKREDIINKTINGNTFDVLKKIEKNIADLMIVDPPYNISKNYHGFKFKDIDNLSYEKYTHLWVESIIPILKENATIYVCCDWKSSLIIGNVLDKYFNIQNRITWQREKGRGAKNNWKNGMEDIWFATLSNKYTFNVDDVKIRRKVIAPYRIEGKPKDWIETEDGNFRDTCPSNFWDDISVPYWSMSENTAHPTQKPEKLIAKLILASSNANDFIFDPFLGSGTTSVVAKKLGRNYSGIEQHKTYCAWAEKRIELAEQNKEIQGYTDNVFWERNTISMQKKIKNINQ, from the coding sequence ATGAATACAAAAGTTAAATCAGTTAAGAATAAAACTATTGATTTTGATATAAATACTGAAGAAGGAAAATTCTACTTTAATAAATGTATTATAGATAATGAAAATATAACAGAATATAAAAGAGAAGATATTATAAACAAAACTATAAATGGAAATACTTTTGATGTATTAAAAAAAATAGAAAAAAATATAGCTGATTTAATGATAGTTGATCCGCCTTATAATATATCCAAAAATTATCATGGTTTTAAATTTAAAGATATAGATAATTTAAGCTATGAAAAATACACTCATCTATGGGTAGAAAGCATTATTCCAATATTAAAAGAAAATGCCACAATATATGTATGCTGCGATTGGAAATCTAGTCTTATAATAGGAAATGTTTTAGATAAATATTTCAATATACAAAACAGAATCACTTGGCAGAGAGAGAAAGGCAGAGGGGCAAAAAATAATTGGAAGAATGGAATGGAAGATATTTGGTTTGCTACCCTATCCAATAAATATACTTTCAATGTAGATGATGTCAAGATAAGAAGAAAAGTAATAGCTCCATACCGAATAGAAGGGAAACCCAAAGATTGGATAGAAACAGAAGATGGAAATTTCAGAGATACATGTCCGTCTAATTTTTGGGATGATATATCAGTTCCTTATTGGTCTATGTCTGAGAACACTGCTCACCCTACACAAAAGCCCGAAAAGTTAATTGCTAAATTGATATTAGCCAGCTCAAATGCCAATGATTTTATATTTGATCCTTTTTTGGGAAGCGGCACTACTTCGGTAGTAGCCAAGAAGCTAGGCAGAAATTATTCAGGGATAGAACAGCATAAAACATATTGTGCTTGGGCAGAAAAAAGAATAGAGCTTGCCGAACAGAATAAAGAAATACAAGGCTATACTGATAATGTATTTTGGGAGCGAAACACTATATCAATGCAGAAAAAAATAAAAAATATTAATCAGTAA
- a CDS encoding methyl-accepting chemotaxis protein gives MLKKLNLNIKISLVILVPLIIMLIISNIVNIVYVRKSTIKLIYSILDNKAKYEVVMLKSFMYRDSEYITGLANTLSGFYNDNILDRNFYERVSYNFLNNLPKRVNGLLIAFEPNIIGNDNDYANSEKYGSSGGRFNYYVSRDNDIIKDNYFDNKIFQEKYYTETLRSGEIYITDVYSSPLHNNAMIYTWAVPIKSGNRTIGVICVDVLIDTIYGILENIQLFNGTTTTLFDNSGLIVYDSDKEEYIFKELHDIYPYYRVHNVFENIVNGKSVLFQNFSGTLQKYYTYSFTPMEIIKNKYWGLKVTAPNDEVLKESNTIRNVMIAISLMIIIISSIIVPIIIKTKVSNLIKVLANDITFMSQGDLTVEIPKRLYNRTDEWGDIARGWDKAMNNFNNIINTVKHSAEQVSTAANEVLIGNNDLSQRTETQASSLEETAESMNEMASAIKESSESVAQSASMVSDAKQSLNKAGDIVSDSVNKMNDVYEASAKIMDITKLIEGIAFQTNILALNASVEAARAGEQGRGFAVVASEVRNLAQNTQESVKNITSLITDNNDKIKLAAASVQQSQDMFNEILEKMDRASSIMDKINAAVQEQENGINQVNIEISNIDSSIQKNAALVSEAASASESLLSEANDLIKAIEYFKLKS, from the coding sequence ATGTTAAAAAAATTAAATTTAAATATAAAAATTAGTCTAGTAATATTAGTACCTTTAATAATAATGCTTATAATATCAAATATTGTTAATATAGTATATGTGAGAAAATCAACTATAAAACTTATATATAGCATACTTGATAATAAAGCTAAATATGAAGTTGTTATGCTAAAGTCTTTTATGTATAGAGATTCAGAATATATAACAGGTTTAGCAAATACTTTATCTGGATTTTATAATGATAATATTTTAGATAGAAATTTTTATGAAAGAGTATCATATAATTTTTTGAATAATTTGCCTAAAAGAGTAAACGGATTATTAATAGCATTTGAGCCTAATATAATCGGAAATGATAATGATTATGCAAACTCTGAGAAATATGGTTCTTCAGGCGGACGATTTAATTATTATGTATCAAGAGATAATGATATTATTAAAGATAATTATTTTGATAATAAAATATTTCAGGAAAAGTATTATACAGAAACTTTAAGAAGCGGAGAAATATATATTACAGATGTATATAGTTCTCCTTTGCATAATAATGCTATGATTTATACTTGGGCTGTACCTATAAAATCAGGAAATAGAACTATAGGTGTAATTTGTGTAGATGTTCTTATAGACACCATTTATGGTATATTAGAGAATATTCAATTATTCAATGGTACAACAACAACGCTTTTTGATAATTCAGGATTGATTGTTTATGATAGTGATAAAGAAGAATATATATTTAAAGAACTTCATGATATATATCCTTATTACAGAGTTCATAATGTATTTGAAAATATTGTAAATGGAAAGAGCGTATTATTTCAAAATTTCAGCGGTACATTGCAAAAATATTATACCTATTCATTTACTCCTATGGAAATAATAAAAAATAAGTATTGGGGATTAAAGGTAACAGCCCCTAATGATGAAGTATTAAAAGAAAGTAATACTATAAGAAATGTTATGATTGCAATATCTTTAATGATAATTATTATAAGTTCTATAATTGTGCCTATAATAATTAAAACAAAAGTATCTAATTTGATAAAGGTTTTAGCTAATGATATTACTTTTATGTCTCAAGGAGATTTAACTGTTGAGATACCTAAAAGACTTTATAATAGAACTGATGAATGGGGAGATATAGCAAGAGGCTGGGATAAAGCTATGAACAATTTTAATAATATAATAAATACAGTTAAGCATTCAGCAGAACAAGTTTCCACAGCTGCTAATGAGGTATTAATAGGTAATAATGATTTATCTCAAAGAACAGAAACTCAAGCCTCCAGCTTGGAAGAAACAGCAGAATCTATGAATGAAATGGCTAGTGCTATAAAAGAATCATCAGAAAGTGTTGCCCAAAGTGCTTCTATGGTATCAGATGCGAAACAGTCTTTAAATAAAGCTGGTGATATAGTATCAGACAGTGTGAATAAAATGAATGATGTATATGAAGCTAGTGCCAAAATAATGGATATTACTAAACTTATAGAAGGAATAGCCTTTCAAACTAATATACTTGCACTTAATGCTTCGGTAGAGGCTGCTAGAGCTGGTGAACAGGGACGAGGATTTGCGGTTGTAGCTAGCGAAGTAAGGAATTTAGCACAGAATACTCAGGAATCTGTAAAAAATATTACTTCATTAATTACAGATAATAATGATAAAATAAAATTAGCTGCTGCAAGTGTTCAGCAGTCTCAGGATATGTTTAATGAAATACTAGAAAAAATGGATAGAGCTTCCTCTATAATGGATAAAATTAATGCTGCTGTACAGGAACAGGAAAATGGAATAAATCAGGTAAATATTGAAATTAGTAATATAGATTCTTCTATACAAAAGAATGCTGCTTTAGTGTCTGAAGCTGCTTCTGCTTCTGAATCTCTTCTCAGTGAGGCAAATGATTTGATTAAAGCTATAGAATATTTTAAATTAAAATCTTAA